One window of the Triticum dicoccoides isolate Atlit2015 ecotype Zavitan chromosome 3B, WEW_v2.0, whole genome shotgun sequence genome contains the following:
- the LOC119277315 gene encoding UDP-glycosyltransferase 87A1-like, which translates to MATSATAARHMVALPYPGRGHINPMLAVCRLLVGADGALTVTVVVTEEWHGLLASAGVSTTLPECVRLVTVPNVIPSEHGRGADHAGFIEAVSCNLAEPVEQLLDRLVLELGRRPEAIVADTCLQWAVAAGARRGIPVCSLWTQPATFFLALCHLDVWPPVDEGASEEELSCKSMEQYVPGLSSVRLSDLKIFRAWERPMKIVAEAFANVRKAQCVLFTSFHELEPSSMNTIAESLRSPIYPIGPSILRAPDKGESARDEEHRRWLDAQPENSVLYVSFGSFVAMPPKQVEEIAVGLRDSAVRFFWVARDRATAGLREKCGDKGMAVPWCDQQEVLSHPSVGGFLSHCGWNSVLEAVCAGVPVIGFPVVWDQLVNARMVADEWKTGINLRQQRGEDGIVSRAAVSDAARKLMDLDSDAGREMRRRAAQLRDASRGAVLEGGSSQRSLSGFLEDLVDGKLEVAESSA; encoded by the exons ATGGCCACGTCCGCAACGGCGGCTCGGCACATGGTCGCTTTGCCGTACCCGGGCCGCGGCCACATCAACCCCATGCTTGCCGTGTGCCGCCTgctcgtcggcgccgacggcgcCCTCACCGTCACCGTCGTCGTCACGGAGGAGTGGCAcgggctgctggcctccgccggagTGTCCACCACGCTGCCGGAGTGCGTCCGCCTCGTCACCGTCCCCAACGTCATCCCCTCAGAGCACGGCCGTGGGGCCGACCACGCCGGCTTCATCGAGGCAGTAAGCTGCAATTTGGCGGAGCCCGTCGAGCAGCTGCTCGACCGGCTGGTGCTGGAGCTGGGGCGGAGGCCAGAAGCTATCGTGGCCGACACATGCCTGCAGTGGGCGGTCGCGGCCGGCGCGCGGCGCGGGATACCGGTGTGCTCGCTGTGGACCCAGCCGGCCACGTTCTTCCTGGCGCTCTGCCATTTGGACGTGTGGCCGCCGGTGGATGAAGGTGCCAGCGAAGAAG AATTAAGCTGCAAGTCCATGGAGCAATACGTCCCGGGCCTGTCATCAGTAAGATTGTCTGATCTCAAGATCTTCAGAGCCTGGGAGCGGCCAATGAAAATAGTAGCAGAGGCGTTCGCCAACGTACGTAAAGCGCAGTGCGTCCTCTTCACCTCCTTCCACGAGCTCGAGCCCAGTTCCATGAACACAATAGCAGAGTCACTTCGCTCCCCAATCTATCCAATCGGCCCTTCAATCCTACGTGCGCCGGACAAAGGGGAGAGCGCCCGTGACGAGGAGCACCGGCGCTGGCTGGACGCGCAGCCGGAGAACTCGGTGCTGTACGTCTCGTTCGGCAGCTTCGTCGCCATGCCGCCCAAGCAGGTCGAGGAGATCGCCGTGGGGCTGCGCGACAGCGCGGTCAGGTTCTTCTGGGTGGCCCGGGACAGGGCCACCGCCGGCCTGCGGGAGAAGTGCGGCGACAAGGGGATGGCGGTGCCGTGGTGTGACCAGCAGGAGGTGCTGAGCCACCCGTCCGTCGGCGGCTTCCTCAGCCACTGCGGGTGGAACTCGGTGCTCGAAGCCGTGTGCGCTGGAGTGCCCGTGATTGGCTTCCCTGTTGTGTGGGATCAGCTGGTGAATGCCCGGATGGTCGCCGACGAATGGAAGACCGGCATCAACCTGAGGCAGCAGAGGGGGGAGGATGGGATCGTGAGCAGGGCCGCGGTCTCTGATGCCGCGAGGAAGCTGATGGATTTGGACAGTGATGCCGGCCGGGAGATGAGGAGGAGGGCTGCCCAGCTGCGGGATGCTTCCCGTGGTGCGGTCCTCGAAGGCGGCTCGTCGCAGCGTTCTCTCAGCGGTTTCCTGGAGGATCTTGTCGACGGAAAATTGGAGGTCGCTGAAAGTTCTGCGTGA